The sequence GTCGGCGGCGCCCCGCCCCCCCTTCGCCCCTCTAACTTCGGCCCTGCCGACCTCTACTCTCTCCACTCCTCCCGTGGCCCCACACCGCGCCCCTCCAACTTCGACGACGGCGGCGCCGCCGTCGGATCCCCACGCTTCGGACCTTACCCGGCTCCCAACCCGGAGATCTCCTCTGCCGCCGTGACAAAGAAACCTACAGCCACCAATCCGACCCTTCCGGCGCCGGCTTCAGAGACGCAGCAGCAGCAGAACAGAGCGGCCCACCATGACGCgaaggagctccacatgtttgTTTGGAGCTCCAGCGCGTCGCCGGTATCCGAGGTCGGCGGGCTGCACGTGTTCGGCGGCGCGGACTTCGCCGCCCCGGACCTCGCCGGCCGGCTGGACCATGGCGGCGCCAAGGAGATCCGCATGCTCGTCCCGGCCGATCTCCCCCAAAACGGCGGAACCAAAGGTAATATATGTTTTTAACTGTTAAATAATCTATATTTATCTGTTTGCTCTTAGCTCTATTAAAATCAACACTTCCAAAGGAGCGGCGATACCGGAGTGTGTGGATTACGGATGTGGAGGAGAAGAATTTAGCTTCGTAGGACGGAAGGGATTAGAAGACTTGGAGGAGAGAGACAGGGAAAGCGGACCGGATGGGTTATCGAAGCTGGGGTCGAGCTCGACGGCGGAGCTCCACCCGAAGGGCGGCGGAGGGCCGTCCGACGGAACGAAGCACACCCACCCCCTGATGCCTCCAGCTAGCGTCATGACCCGTCTGATCCTCATCATGGTGTGGCGCAAACTGATCCGCAACCCTAACACCTACTCCAGCCTCATTGGCCTCATCTGGTCCCTCGTCGCCTTCCGGTTCTTCTCCCGACCAACTattttttctccccttttttcaaATTTCCTCCCATATTTTAACCTGATTAGTTAaacaaataattaatttttttaatactgcTATGTGTACAGGTGGCACATAGCGATGCCGAAAATAATAGAGAAGTCGATCTCCATACTATCGGACGCCGGGCTGGGAATGGCTATGTTTAGCTTAGGTTGGGTTCTGAATTTTATATACATTCTAAAATAAACCGTATATTTGGGTTTTATTTTAAATTCGGAAGCAGGTCGAAGTTTATCCGTCGACAGGTGGGGCCAGAGGGGTGTTGCAAACCCTCAACTCCTTCATCCCTGTTTCCTTTGGTCCCAACCCGAAATAATGCCGAATATAATTATAGAACGGACCGGAGTATTTACTGCGACAGCATTTTATTTCTATTGATGATAATAATGTTATCGGACCCACGCAACTACTGGGTGGAATGATGCGTGTCAGTTGGTGTTTGCGGCAGGGTTGTTCATGGCGCTGCAGCCGAAGATCATCGCGTGCGGGAACTCGGCGGCGACCTTCGCGATGGCCGTACGGTTCCTCACCGGCCCGGCTGTCATGGCCGCGGCATCCGTCGCCGTCGGCCTCCGCGGCGTCTTCCTCCACGTGGCCATCGTACAGGTACGTTTCAAACTCCTCCTCCTTTTTATCTCGATCTGATGGCCATGCCGTCCCAATCTCTGATTCGAGGACCCTAAGTGTACCCAAGAGTCTCCCTGGATCTAATTTGTCCTTCGGTTTTTAACAGGCGGCCCTTCCGCAAGGCATCGTCCCCTTCGTGTTCGCCAAGGAGTATAACGTCCATCCCGCTATTCTTAGCACGGCGTAAGtatatttaaattaaaacaATGAAATCGGAAATTATactttgatcttttttttgtaGCCAATCTTACGATGTTTGAAAAAAATTGTCAGGGTGATTTTTGGGATGCTGATAGCTCTTCCGATTACGATGGTATACTACATCATCCTGGGATTATGACGCGGTTTAAAGCGAGGAAATGTTATCATGATAATGGAAGTATACGCAACACGTGCGAATCCGTGACGACGAATTGCTCCCTAGCGCATTGCGGGTCCCACTACCGGTAAACTCTGGAGGAGAGTCGGAAAGAGAGCGGCGCGTTTTTCGGCAAAAGAGAAGCCGAATTATTcgttatttaaaatatttgccTCTCACatctgtgttttttttttttttggtaaataaccATCTGTGTTCGAAACTCAACTGGAGAATTACTTTTTTTATCTGTAATTCCATTATAGGGAAAGATTTTGTTTGGGACTTTATTATCATTCCAATACTATCATTCCAGTTACAGTCCTGAGATCCCTTGAGCAGCTGTTTAGGAACTTTATTTGGGGGAGGTGCAGTGGCAGAGGGAGACTCCACTTGGTGGCTTGGGATGCTGTGTGCCAGCCGGCTAGCTATGGAGGATTGGGGGTGCAGTCGTTGGTGGCCACGCGGGAGGCACTAGTTGCTAGACATGCAGTTAGATTTATGCTTGAGCCCGAGGGTATGTGGTCTTCActgatgagggccaaatatGGTGCCTTGGTTCCTGGGGTGCGAGCTAGCCGTCACCATTCTCCGATTTGGAGGGAGATTTGCACTAGAGTTGGGGTGGTGCTTCCAGAGATTAGATGGATCATAGGTGATGGACGGTCTATTGATGTGCTGGAGGACAGTTGGGTGACCGAGATACCGATCTGCCGTATGCCGACCATGGTTGATGCGAC is a genomic window of Phoenix dactylifera cultivar Barhee BC4 chromosome 4, palm_55x_up_171113_PBpolish2nd_filt_p, whole genome shotgun sequence containing:
- the LOC103695681 gene encoding auxin efflux carrier component 3a-like: MITWHDLYTVLTAVVPLYVAMILAYGSVRWWGIFSPDQCSGINRFVAIFAVPLLSFHFISTNDPYTMNFRFIAADTLQKLIVLAALAAWTRLSSRGSLNWAITVFSLATLPNTLVMGIPLLIAMYGGFSGSLMVQVVVLQCIIWYTLLLFLFEYRAARLLIADQFPDTAASIVSFRVDSDVVSLDGGRDLLQADAEVGGDGKIHVTVRRSNASRRSVSMAMTPRPSNLTGAEIYSLSSSRNPTPRGSNFNHSDFFAMVGGAPPPLRPSNFGPADLYSLHSSRGPTPRPSNFDDGGAAVGSPRFGPYPAPNPEISSAAVTKKPTATNPTLPAPASETQQQQNRAAHHDAKELHMFVWSSSASPVSEVGGLHVFGGADFAAPDLAGRLDHGGAKEIRMLVPADLPQNGGTKGAAIPECVDYGCGGEEFSFVGRKGLEDLEERDRESGPDGLSKLGSSSTAELHPKGGGGPSDGTKHTHPLMPPASVMTRLILIMVWRKLIRNPNTYSSLIGLIWSLVAFRWHIAMPKIIEKSISILSDAGLGMAMFSLGLFMALQPKIIACGNSAATFAMAVRFLTGPAVMAAASVAVGLRGVFLHVAIVQAALPQGIVPFVFAKEYNVHPAILSTAVIFGMLIALPITMVYYIILGL